A DNA window from Trichocoleus sp. FACHB-46 contains the following coding sequences:
- a CDS encoding site-specific integrase, with the protein MKVNRHGKAKLLTSNEVTQLFELGLTNARDRALFGVCFYTGCRIAEACSLRTDDIYGPGGVRSRLTLRKGSTKGKRSTRSIPVRAELVALLAAHQSSAGKTYVFPGRWGRGHIHPDSAAVILRGAFEVLGIEGASTHSFRRTALTRMSNLGTPLRVIQEISGHESLAALQEYLEVSDEQLEQAIARL; encoded by the coding sequence ATGAAAGTCAATCGCCACGGCAAGGCTAAACTCCTCACCTCCAACGAAGTAACGCAACTGTTTGAGCTTGGCTTGACCAATGCCAGAGACAGAGCTTTGTTCGGCGTATGTTTCTACACGGGTTGTAGGATTGCTGAAGCTTGCTCCCTTAGAACGGATGATATCTACGGACCTGGTGGTGTGCGATCGCGCCTAACCCTGAGGAAGGGCAGCACAAAGGGAAAGCGATCTACTCGCTCTATCCCAGTCAGAGCAGAACTTGTGGCATTGTTAGCAGCTCATCAATCCAGTGCCGGAAAAACCTATGTCTTCCCCGGTCGTTGGGGTAGGGGGCACATCCACCCAGACTCAGCAGCGGTCATTCTAAGAGGAGCGTTTGAGGTGTTGGGGATTGAAGGAGCCAGCACCCATAGCTTCCGCCGAACTGCGTTAACTAGAATGTCTAACTTGGGTACACCTTTACGGGTGATTCAGGAGATTTCTGGACATGAAAGTTTGGCTGCGCTTCAGGAGTATTTGGAGGTATCGGATGAGCAGTTGGAGCAGGCGATCGCTCGGCTATGA
- a CDS encoding HNH endonuclease, whose amino-acid sequence MTGELRYTFAPDSEYVRCFAIHPTGQFLAFEAFHGIEVWDLTSNQKVQYLSFQWPTSIHFSPDGRLLASGDATAFAEAGGVVKVWSVPGICKDDVASQDDYGSQKIADDFNPKEIEDARKKTMVSITQRQGQSEFRQNLIEAYNRICCVTGCDVEQALEAAHIVPYRGPKTNFVWNGLLLRADIHTLFDLYLVSINPGTLRVELAPQLLATQYSEFLDKQIHIPEKASNRPSAESLKWHYEEFKNRSAIAKL is encoded by the coding sequence TTGACAGGAGAACTGAGATATACCTTTGCTCCTGATTCTGAGTACGTTCGATGTTTTGCAATTCATCCTACTGGCCAGTTTTTAGCTTTTGAGGCATTTCACGGAATTGAGGTATGGGATCTAACTAGCAATCAGAAAGTGCAGTATCTTAGCTTTCAATGGCCGACCAGTATACATTTCAGTCCTGATGGAAGGTTGTTGGCTAGTGGAGATGCGACTGCATTTGCCGAGGCTGGTGGTGTAGTTAAAGTATGGTCTGTGCCAGGGATTTGTAAGGATGATGTTGCCTCTCAAGATGATTATGGCTCTCAAAAAATAGCTGATGACTTCAACCCCAAGGAAATAGAAGATGCCAGGAAAAAGACTATGGTGTCTATCACACAGCGACAAGGGCAGTCTGAGTTTAGACAAAATTTGATTGAAGCGTACAATAGAATCTGCTGTGTTACGGGTTGTGATGTAGAGCAAGCTTTAGAGGCAGCTCATATCGTTCCCTATCGTGGACCCAAAACAAATTTTGTATGGAACGGTCTGCTTCTAAGAGCTGACATTCATACGCTTTTTGATTTGTATTTAGTGTCTATCAATCCTGGTACATTGAGAGTAGAGCTAGCACCTCAACTCCTTGCTACACAATACAGTGAATTCTTAGATAAGCAGATCCATATACCAGAAAAAGCAAGCAATCGACCTAGTGCAGAAAGTCTCAAGTGGCACTATGAAGAGTTTAAGAACCGGAGCGCAATCGCCAAGTTGTAA
- a CDS encoding PEP-CTERM sorting domain-containing protein (PEP-CTERM proteins occur, often in large numbers, in the proteomes of bacteria that also encode an exosortase, a predicted intramembrane cysteine proteinase. The presence of a PEP-CTERM domain at a protein's C-terminus predicts cleavage within the sorting domain, followed by covalent anchoring to some some component of the (usually Gram-negative) cell surface. Many PEP-CTERM proteins exhibit an unusual sequence composition that includes large numbers of potential glycosylation sites. Expression of one such protein has been shown restore the ability of a bacterium to form floc, a type of biofilm.), whose product MMFPFIRSIATVVAGVTLGANLLQAGSAQAASFYDFNIQWDDNTATTGWLQVDDTPDYQYQYQYGNGYDYSYKGWSLNSLLDASFTHKGTAYGKSGINNMGLTHYDFPAGGYYQPYYGNAANFLNLGFSDQNQYSYFYAEDTTDGRTAIYGDYGYKYDNNYSSYAGARATSITERSAEAVPEPTTLAGLALAGAGIAATRRKQQRKIAA is encoded by the coding sequence ATGATGTTTCCATTCATTCGCTCGATCGCTACAGTTGTTGCTGGAGTAACGCTGGGTGCCAATCTATTGCAAGCGGGTTCTGCTCAAGCCGCTAGCTTTTATGACTTCAATATCCAGTGGGATGATAACACTGCCACAACGGGTTGGCTTCAGGTGGACGATACCCCGGACTACCAATACCAATACCAGTACGGGAATGGTTATGATTACAGCTACAAAGGCTGGAGTTTGAACAGCTTGCTAGATGCCAGCTTTACTCACAAAGGCACAGCCTATGGAAAATCTGGTATCAACAATATGGGCTTGACCCATTATGATTTTCCAGCAGGAGGATATTACCAACCGTATTACGGCAATGCCGCCAACTTCTTGAATTTAGGGTTTAGCGATCAGAACCAGTATTCCTACTTCTATGCTGAGGATACTACAGATGGCAGGACTGCCATCTACGGCGATTACGGCTATAAATACGACAACAATTATTCTTCGTATGCAGGCGCAAGAGCAACCAGCATCACAGAGCGCTCAGCGGAAGCTGTCCCTGAACCCACAACCCTCGCAGGGCTAGCGCTAGCGGGAGCTGGCATTGCTGCTACAAGACGTAAGCAACAACGCAAGATTGCTGCCTAA